In Arachis hypogaea cultivar Tifrunner chromosome 17, arahy.Tifrunner.gnm2.J5K5, whole genome shotgun sequence, a single window of DNA contains:
- the LOC112764777 gene encoding uncharacterized protein, whose product MEGRGGSSGGGRRITVSPRPCSGRRVVAKKRTRGGVGGTDGFLNSVKKLQRREISSKRTRGFSMSDAQERFRNIRLQEEYDTHDPKGRPSVVLPFLRKRSKIIEIVAARDIVFALAQNGVCAAFSRETNERICFLNITPDEVIRSLFYNKNNDSLITVSVYASDSYSSLKCRSTRIEYIRRVQSDAGFALFESESLKWPGFVEFDDVNGKVLTYSAQDSIYKVFDLKNYTMLYSISDKNVQEIKISPGIMLLIFAKSSSHVPLKILSIEDGTVLKSFNHLLHRNKKVDFIEQFNEKLLVKQENENLQILDVRTFEITEVSRSEFMTPSAFIFLYENQLFLTFRNRTVAVWNFRGELVTSFEDHLLWHPDCNTNNIYITSDQDLIISYCKADSDDSLSEGNAGSINVSNILTGKCLAKIKASNSSPIVNQCSCGDDCSGSCRNTRKQKHDTKTRSTVAEALEDITALFYDEERNEIYTGNSHGLVHVWSN is encoded by the exons ATGGAAGGTCGTGGCGGTAGCAGCGGTGGTGGGAGGAGGATTACGGTGAGTCCGAGGCCGTGCAGTGGGCGGAGAGTGGTGGCGAAGAAGAGAACACGTGGTGGTGTAGGAGGAACAGATGGGTTCTTGAACAGTGTGAAGAAGCTTCAGAGACGCGAAATCAGCTCCAAACGAACCCGTGGGTTCAGCATGAGCGATGCGCAGGAGAGGTTTCGCAACATCAGATTGCAG GAAGAATATGATACACATGATCCAAAAGGCCGTCCCTCCGTGGTATTACCCTTTCTGAGAAAAAGGTCAAAGATTATTGAGATTGTAGCAGCACGGGACATTGTTTTTGCTCTTGCACAAAATGGTGTTTGTGCGGCATTTAGCCGAG AGACCAATGAACGGATATGCTTCTTGAATATCACTCCAGATGAAGTTATCAGAAGCTTGTTTTACAACAAGAACAATGATTCACTTATCACAGTTTCTGTCTATGCTTCAGACAGTTACAGTTCTTTGAAATGCAGAAGCACAAGGATTGA ATATATAAGACGGGTTCAATCAGATGCTGGTTTTGCTCTTTTCGAATCTGAGTCATTGAAATGGCCAGGTTTTGTGGAGTTTGATGATGTAAACGGGAAGGTACTCACGTACTCTGCTCAGGATAG CATCTACAAGGTGTTTGACCTAAAAAACTATACAATGTTATACTCCATTTCAGATAAAAATGTACAGGAGATTAAGATCAG TCCGGGGATCATGTTGTTGATTTTTGCTAAATCAAGCAGCCATGTCCCACTTAAAATTCTTTCAATAGAAGATGGTACTGTTTTGAAGTCTTTCAATCATCTCCTTCATCGGAATAAGAAGGTGGATTTTATAGAACAGTTCAATGAAAAGCTTCTTGTGAAGCAAGAAAACGAGAACCTCCAAATTCTTgat GTGCGGACTTTTGAGATAACAGAAGTCAGTAGAAGTGAATTTATGACACCATCTGCATTTATATTCCTGTATGAGAATCAATTGTTTCTTACATTTCGAAATCGAACTGTGGCTGTCTGGAACTTCCGTGGAGAACTTGTAACTTCTTTTGAAGATCACCTCTTGTGGCATCCTGATTGCAACACAAACAACATATATATAACCAGTGACCAGGATCTCATCATATCATACTGCAAGGCTGATTCTGATGATTCGTTATCTGAAGGAAATG CGGGATCCATCAATGTCAGCAACATTCTAACTGGTAAGTGCCTTGCGAAGATAAAAGCAAGCAACAGCTCTCCCATTGTAAACCAATGTAGTTGCGGCGACGATTGTTCAGGTAGCTGTCGTAACACGAGGAAACAAAAACATGACACCAAAACTAGGAGCACAGTTGCAGAAGCTTTGGAAGATATTACTGCTCTCTTCTACGATGAAGAGCGCAATGAGATCTACACGGGCAATAGCCACGGTCTGGTTCATGTCTGGTCCAACTGA